A region from the Paenibacillus humicola genome encodes:
- a CDS encoding MFS transporter — translation MIRMLWVILMMSSGATFITPLFPVYGEHYHLTSLQITVLFAVYAAALLPALLIVGAKGSEWGLKRVLRASVWLSVASTLLFLASFDAWMVYAARLLEGIAYGAFTGSAVAFLLKQVSPNKMGSAIKLSGVTISVGFGVGPAIAGLVLQYLGVRPLHMPFWFLLAMLASALVVLETLPGHDAASPSKPAKSSTISLGIPADIRSHFWSMIALPVFTVFTLHGIAFSLIPSFAKNVIHTSNLSVSGLLILLLLGGGAVAQFSPWPSPILRMRLGILFLAIGSWGIVASGHTGSLPLLWAAILIQAVGGGWTFQVALRLAGHLPRPEERHRVISAFYLCGYSGFIVPVVGVGVLTQFLNLTASLVVLNLFAAAIVIYVLAYSAAFQRFYSKAAAV, via the coding sequence ATGATTCGGATGCTGTGGGTTATTCTTATGATGTCGAGCGGGGCAACTTTTATTACGCCATTATTTCCGGTTTACGGAGAGCATTATCATTTAACGAGCCTGCAGATTACGGTCTTGTTTGCGGTTTACGCGGCGGCGCTGCTGCCTGCCCTGCTCATCGTCGGAGCCAAGGGAAGCGAATGGGGATTGAAACGCGTGCTTCGCGCAAGCGTCTGGCTATCCGTAGCGTCGACGCTGCTTTTTCTGGCAAGCTTTGACGCCTGGATGGTTTATGCCGCGAGACTGCTTGAAGGCATCGCTTACGGTGCCTTTACGGGTTCGGCGGTCGCTTTTCTGTTAAAGCAGGTTTCCCCGAATAAAATGGGGTCCGCGATTAAATTATCGGGGGTCACGATCTCCGTCGGATTCGGCGTGGGACCGGCCATCGCCGGGCTCGTATTGCAGTATCTGGGCGTACGGCCGCTCCATATGCCCTTCTGGTTCCTGCTCGCGATGCTGGCCAGCGCCCTGGTCGTGCTGGAAACGCTGCCCGGACACGACGCTGCTTCACCCTCCAAACCGGCCAAATCGTCGACGATATCCCTGGGTATCCCTGCGGATATCCGCTCCCACTTCTGGTCGATGATCGCGCTGCCGGTCTTTACGGTATTCACGCTGCACGGAATCGCGTTCTCGCTGATCCCTTCTTTCGCGAAAAACGTCATTCACACGAGCAATCTGTCGGTTTCCGGACTGTTGATTTTGCTGCTGCTCGGCGGCGGAGCCGTAGCGCAGTTTTCGCCTTGGCCGTCCCCCATCTTGCGGATGCGCCTCGGAATTCTGTTTCTGGCCATCGGATCATGGGGCATCGTGGCTTCAGGTCATACGGGAAGCCTGCCTTTGCTCTGGGCGGCGATACTGATTCAGGCGGTCGGCGGCGGCTGGACGTTCCAGGTCGCGCTGAGGCTGGCCGGGCATCTGCCGAGACCGGAGGAGCGCCACAGGGTCATTTCGGCGTTTTATTTATGCGGCTATTCCGGGTTTATCGTTCCGGTTGTCGGCGTCGGCGTGCTGACCCAGTTTTTGAACCTGACCGCCTCGCTGGTGGTCCTCAACTTATTTGCCGCCGCGATCGTGATTTATGTGCTTGCTTATTCCGCCGCATTTCAGCGTTTTTATTCCAAGGCGGCAGCCGTTTAA
- a CDS encoding TetR/AcrR family transcriptional regulator: MARHKEFDQEKALNQALELFWEKGYESTSVQDLCDKLGINRGSLYDTFGDKRELFLACLDRFAERIEDELNSILKEDAGDPKQQLERFFDRVIDISMNDPSRGRGCLIANSTLGDTARDPEVAGRVTAYYMNQEALFHRFLMKARQKGKLTGKHSPRELARYLLSTRQGLLSLAKTAPDRSMLEEIYKVALSAVF, translated from the coding sequence ATGGCGCGCCATAAAGAATTCGATCAGGAGAAGGCGCTGAACCAGGCGCTCGAGCTGTTCTGGGAGAAGGGCTACGAAAGCACGTCGGTCCAGGATTTATGCGATAAACTAGGCATTAACCGGGGCAGCCTGTACGATACGTTCGGGGACAAGCGCGAGCTGTTTCTGGCCTGCCTCGACCGCTTTGCGGAGCGTATAGAAGACGAGCTGAACTCGATTTTGAAAGAGGATGCCGGCGATCCGAAGCAGCAGCTGGAACGGTTTTTCGACCGGGTCATCGATATTTCGATGAACGACCCGTCAAGAGGCCGGGGCTGCTTAATCGCGAACTCGACGCTCGGGGACACCGCGCGCGATCCCGAAGTGGCCGGCCGGGTGACGGCCTACTACATGAACCAGGAAGCGCTGTTCCACCGTTTTCTGATGAAAGCCCGGCAGAAGGGGAAGCTGACCGGCAAGCACAGCCCGCGCGAGCTGGCGCGTTATCTGCTGAGCACGAGGCAGGGGCTGCTGTCGCTGGCCAAGACGGCGCCGGACCGGAGCATGCTGGAGGAGATCTACAAAGTAGCGCTGTCGGCCGTGTTCTAA
- a CDS encoding MGH1-like glycoside hydrolase domain-containing protein yields MDKSLLQRLRGTDPAERAGELGKPGDEAVLAEWQRSGVKFAASGQRLEEVYYSALRKLMDCIAPAAGTEPVLHEGGVYLGCWLESTGTINAELLSRFAPSVSEATYRQFADYQRADGLMPYKLTAQGPAYRQIQLVTPLARCVWNHYLLNGRNKPFLRHMYQAMTRYDGWLAAYRNTRGTGCVEAFSAFDTGHDLSSRFWHVPDTPHLGDPREYNPDSPTLPFLAPDLTANVICQRTYLAKIAGELGISGDAAEWTRRAAQSRDSLFAHCYDEADDFFYDVDRNGEFVRVQSDNLLRVLACEVGDRELFDRMLRRYLLNTSKFFAKYPFTSIAMDDPRFDPFTSYNTWAGAVNFLSIIRTPHAFEHHRRYVELTWVMYPLVAAMNRMKRFSQALSPWTGEEGYTETYSPAILGVLDFVERLCGILPTAEGDLWFTGLVPYPLDHGTEIAERTAYARTVDGVPFELVNTLEGCAIYRDGQEHIRFPFGTRAVTDREGRLKELIGMSVRTVQGTVSCEGREYPVSVKGNERLAFEDGGFRSVSDIGVVAPAYR; encoded by the coding sequence ATGGACAAATCGCTGCTGCAGCGGCTCCGCGGGACCGACCCGGCCGAGCGCGCAGGCGAGCTCGGCAAGCCGGGGGACGAAGCCGTACTTGCGGAATGGCAGCGTTCGGGCGTGAAATTCGCCGCTTCGGGGCAGCGGCTTGAAGAGGTCTATTATTCCGCCCTGCGCAAGCTGATGGACTGCATCGCACCCGCGGCCGGAACGGAACCGGTGCTTCACGAGGGCGGCGTATATCTGGGCTGCTGGCTCGAAAGCACCGGCACGATCAACGCGGAGCTGCTGTCTCGTTTCGCGCCTTCCGTCTCGGAAGCGACGTACCGGCAGTTCGCCGATTACCAGCGGGCTGACGGGCTGATGCCCTATAAGCTGACCGCGCAGGGCCCGGCGTACCGGCAAATCCAGCTGGTGACGCCGCTGGCCCGGTGCGTATGGAACCACTACCTGCTGAACGGGCGAAACAAGCCGTTCCTGCGGCATATGTACCAAGCGATGACGCGCTACGACGGCTGGCTTGCGGCTTACCGCAACACGCGGGGAACCGGATGCGTGGAGGCGTTCTCCGCCTTCGATACGGGACACGACCTGTCCTCCCGCTTCTGGCATGTGCCCGATACGCCGCATTTGGGCGATCCGCGGGAATATAACCCCGATTCGCCGACGCTTCCTTTTCTGGCGCCCGATCTGACCGCGAACGTGATCTGCCAGCGCACGTATTTGGCGAAAATCGCCGGGGAGCTCGGCATTTCCGGCGATGCCGCCGAATGGACGAGGCGCGCCGCGCAAAGCAGGGACAGCCTGTTTGCCCACTGCTACGACGAAGCGGACGATTTCTTCTACGACGTCGACCGGAACGGCGAATTCGTGCGGGTGCAGTCCGACAACCTGCTTCGCGTGCTGGCCTGCGAGGTCGGGGACCGCGAGCTGTTCGACCGGATGCTGCGGCGTTATCTGCTCAATACGAGCAAATTTTTCGCCAAATATCCGTTTACGTCGATCGCGATGGACGATCCGCGGTTCGATCCGTTCACGAGCTACAACACATGGGCCGGGGCGGTCAATTTTCTTAGCATCATCCGGACGCCGCACGCCTTCGAGCATCACCGGCGCTACGTGGAGCTGACGTGGGTCATGTACCCGCTCGTCGCGGCGATGAACCGGATGAAACGCTTTTCCCAGGCGCTTAGCCCGTGGACTGGCGAGGAGGGATATACCGAGACGTATTCCCCGGCAATTCTGGGCGTGCTCGATTTCGTCGAGCGGCTGTGCGGCATTTTGCCCACGGCGGAAGGCGACCTGTGGTTTACGGGACTGGTGCCTTATCCGCTGGATCACGGAACGGAAATCGCGGAGCGGACGGCCTACGCCCGAACGGTGGACGGCGTCCCGTTCGAGCTCGTCAATACGCTCGAAGGCTGCGCCATCTACCGGGACGGACAGGAGCATATCCGGTTTCCGTTCGGGACCCGGGCCGTCACGGACCGGGAGGGCCGGCTGAAAGAATTGATCGGCATGAGCGTCCGTACCGTGCAGGGCACCGTCAGCTGCGAGGGGCGCGAATATCCGGTTTCCGTCAAAGGCAACGAGCGGCTGGCCTTCGAAGACGGCGGGTTCAGGTCCGTTTCCGACATCGGCGTCGTAGCGCCGGCTTACCGGTAG
- a CDS encoding ABC transporter substrate-binding protein, translated as MRKYLGVLVLALLVAITTACGSGTGGGPAASGGGNGSAGSGGDTGSSGGSGSGKQVELRMMWWGDQKRADRTNAALRLFEQKNPDIKVVGEFAPQTGYFDKLNTQIASGTAPDVFFLGGNVTDYAQKGVLLDLQPYVGKQLDLSDMDKAMIQYGTIGGKLVHISAGANARGVVINTALFKKAGIPIPSDDWDWDTFAKISKELSDKLGKGYYGTYDYTKDGLDIAFKQNGKQLYDMENNKLGFDEQDAEKWFAYWDQMHKNGGVVTPELYISNPPGDTSKSLIVAGKVAMGLIPSNQFGAHQSLMQDQLTMLQVPKGPKGHGVVFESSQGMSAYAKTQHPEEVARLMNFWINDPDAAKILGNDRGVPVTSKMRELLSKDASPADKIVYQFCDTVSKTAAAEQVKVSYNPPGSAEFDKLEDTTMQEIGFGRKSVQEAAKDFYDSAVKIFDSNKP; from the coding sequence ATGCGCAAATATTTGGGGGTTCTTGTACTGGCCCTGTTGGTAGCGATTACAACGGCATGCGGAAGCGGCACGGGCGGCGGTCCGGCGGCAAGCGGCGGAGGAAACGGCAGCGCCGGCTCCGGCGGCGACACCGGCAGCAGCGGCGGGAGCGGCTCCGGCAAGCAGGTCGAGCTGCGCATGATGTGGTGGGGCGATCAGAAGCGGGCCGACCGCACGAATGCGGCGCTTCGCTTGTTCGAACAGAAGAATCCGGACATTAAAGTCGTCGGCGAGTTCGCTCCGCAAACGGGTTATTTCGACAAGCTGAATACGCAAATCGCGTCGGGCACGGCGCCGGACGTTTTCTTCCTCGGAGGCAACGTCACCGACTACGCGCAGAAGGGCGTTCTGCTCGACCTGCAGCCTTACGTCGGCAAGCAGCTCGATTTGTCCGATATGGACAAAGCGATGATTCAATACGGCACGATCGGCGGCAAGCTCGTTCACATCTCCGCCGGAGCCAACGCCCGCGGGGTCGTCATCAATACCGCCCTGTTCAAGAAGGCCGGCATTCCGATTCCGTCCGACGACTGGGACTGGGATACATTCGCGAAAATCAGCAAGGAGCTGTCCGACAAGCTGGGCAAAGGCTACTACGGCACCTACGATTACACGAAGGACGGCCTGGACATCGCGTTTAAGCAGAACGGCAAGCAGCTGTACGATATGGAGAATAACAAGCTCGGCTTCGACGAGCAGGATGCCGAGAAATGGTTCGCGTACTGGGATCAAATGCACAAGAACGGCGGCGTCGTGACGCCGGAGCTGTACATTTCGAACCCGCCGGGCGATACGAGCAAATCGCTGATCGTGGCCGGCAAAGTCGCGATGGGCCTCATTCCGTCGAATCAATTCGGCGCGCATCAAAGCCTGATGCAGGATCAGCTGACGATGCTTCAGGTTCCGAAGGGTCCGAAAGGACACGGCGTCGTCTTCGAATCCAGCCAGGGCATGTCGGCCTATGCGAAAACGCAGCATCCCGAAGAAGTGGCCCGCCTGATGAACTTCTGGATCAACGATCCGGACGCGGCGAAAATTCTCGGCAACGACCGCGGCGTGCCGGTCACGTCGAAAATGCGCGAGCTGCTGTCCAAGGACGCTTCGCCGGCCGATAAAATCGTCTACCAATTTTGCGACACCGTATCCAAAACGGCGGCGGCCGAGCAAGTCAAGGTCAGCTACAATCCTCCGGGCTCCGCCGAGTTCGACAAGCTCGAGGATACGACGATGCAGGAAATCGGCTTCGGACGGAAGAGCGTCCAGGAAGCGGCGAAGGATTTCTACGACAGCGCCGTGAAAATATTCGACAGCAATAAACCGTAA
- a CDS encoding carbohydrate ABC transporter permease yields the protein MAYRSAASRVIRHAFIIAVGLLMMYPVFWLLSSSFKPNQLIFSQPGLWPQKFTFENYAQGWQGLQGITFGRFFTNSAIISGMSVLGNIVTCSLAAFAFARLQFRFKRLWFSFMLVTIMLPYHVTLVPQYILYNEFKWINTFFPLIVPKWLATDSFFILLMIQFIRGIPSELDESATIDGCSSRQIYTRIILPLLVPALITTAIFTFIWTWDDFFSQMIYLSQPRLFTVQLGIRSMFDPTGESDWGALLAMSVLSLIPILTIFFSFQKYFVNGIATTGLK from the coding sequence ATGGCATACAGATCCGCAGCTTCGCGCGTCATTCGGCACGCCTTCATCATCGCGGTCGGGCTGCTCATGATGTACCCCGTATTCTGGCTGCTCAGCAGCTCGTTTAAGCCGAACCAGCTCATCTTCTCACAGCCGGGCTTATGGCCGCAGAAGTTTACGTTCGAGAATTACGCGCAGGGCTGGCAGGGGCTTCAAGGCATCACGTTCGGCCGTTTTTTTACCAACTCGGCTATCATTTCCGGCATGTCGGTGCTCGGCAACATCGTCACCTGCTCGCTGGCGGCGTTCGCCTTCGCCCGTCTGCAGTTCAGGTTCAAGCGGCTCTGGTTCAGCTTCATGCTCGTGACGATCATGCTGCCTTACCACGTCACGCTGGTGCCGCAGTATATTTTGTATAATGAGTTTAAGTGGATCAACACGTTCTTTCCACTGATTGTGCCGAAATGGCTGGCGACCGATTCGTTCTTCATCCTGCTCATGATCCAGTTCATCCGCGGCATACCGTCCGAGCTGGACGAAAGCGCGACGATCGACGGCTGCAGCTCGAGGCAGATTTACACGCGCATTATTTTGCCCCTGCTCGTGCCGGCGCTTATTACGACCGCGATCTTCACGTTCATCTGGACATGGGACGACTTTTTCAGCCAAATGATATACTTGAGCCAGCCGCGGCTGTTTACCGTGCAGCTCGGCATCCGGTCCATGTTCGACCCTACGGGCGAATCGGATTGGGGAGCGCTGCTCGCCATGTCGGTCCTGTCGCTCATCCCGATTTTGACGATTTTCTTCTCGTTCCAAAAGTATTTCGTCAACGGAATCGCCACAACCGGACTGAAATAG
- a CDS encoding carbohydrate ABC transporter permease, translated as MERARKAVWRQNGTAYLFLLPWLVGFFCLTLGPMIGSFYLSLTKYNLLQPPKWLGLGNYNEIFTADDSFRHSLAVTFQYVVLSVPLRLVFALLVAMLLNKGIRALGIYRTVYYVPSLLGGSVAIAVVWRTIFDGDGLFNDFLGWFGLTGPSWISNPNYIAYTIVTLSVWQFGSAMVIFLAGLKQIPADLYEAAEVDGASKVRQMFRITLPLLSPVIFFNLVMTIIHSFQVFTPAYVIGDGRGGPIDSTLYYTLYLYLKGFSFFDMGYASALAWIMLVIIGAFTAIVFATSKYWVFYSDGKPGN; from the coding sequence ATGGAACGGGCACGCAAAGCCGTCTGGCGCCAGAACGGGACGGCCTATTTATTTCTGCTCCCCTGGCTGGTCGGTTTTTTCTGCCTGACGCTGGGGCCGATGATCGGCTCGTTTTATTTGTCGCTGACGAAATACAATTTGCTTCAGCCGCCCAAATGGCTTGGTCTCGGAAATTATAACGAAATTTTCACGGCGGACGATTCGTTCCGGCATTCGCTCGCGGTCACGTTTCAGTATGTGGTGCTTTCCGTTCCGCTTCGCCTCGTTTTTGCGCTGCTGGTGGCGATGCTGCTGAACAAAGGCATCCGGGCGCTCGGCATATACCGGACCGTCTATTACGTGCCGTCCCTGCTGGGAGGCAGCGTCGCGATCGCCGTCGTCTGGCGGACGATATTCGACGGGGACGGGCTATTCAACGATTTTCTGGGCTGGTTCGGGCTGACCGGTCCTTCGTGGATTTCGAATCCGAACTACATCGCGTATACGATCGTCACCCTTTCCGTCTGGCAGTTCGGGTCGGCGATGGTCATCTTCCTGGCCGGCCTGAAGCAGATTCCCGCCGATCTGTATGAGGCGGCGGAGGTGGACGGGGCAAGCAAGGTCAGGCAGATGTTCCGAATTACGCTGCCGCTGCTGTCCCCGGTCATTTTCTTCAATCTCGTCATGACGATCATCCATTCGTTCCAGGTTTTTACGCCGGCGTACGTGATCGGCGACGGGCGGGGGGGACCGATCGACTCGACGCTGTATTACACGCTGTATTTGTACCTGAAAGGCTTCTCGTTCTTCGATATGGGCTATGCCTCGGCGCTGGCGTGGATCATGCTCGTCATTATCGGGGCGTTCACGGCGATCGTATTCGCGACCTCGAAATATTGGGTCTTCTACAGCGACGGAAAACCGGGAAATTAA